In Candidatus Krumholzibacteriia bacterium, the following proteins share a genomic window:
- a CDS encoding 6-bladed beta-propeller, whose amino-acid sequence MMPSVAIRARVRPLERSGASSLLGILLFFAAVAPGAATPWSGKEVVEGGVTQVKNPATPMEKPLVLTLDKQWRIGGESEGEGEFFGLITDIALHPKGDVYLVDAQLSEVKVFSKEGKYLRTIGREGEGPGEFRRPTRLFFDPEGNLGVVQTQPSRVVMFKPDGTPGTPFPLKNPEDGGFRMLMSASYRGGSLVVQGNNFSHKEGSIERTSALVRLDRQGNEVARFHQMASTSNMARLVLKEDEFGVPWTVGPQGDVYASLDRTWKLNVWSQDGKLQRIIELEYQPVMRTAAEIEKRKKEMSSQIQIRTGAGRVEPEFDISDRERDIRWFAVADDGNLWVLSSRGCRDLPPGTLGHFDVFDPQGRYLQRVTLKGDGDFEEDRFVLAGDRFFVVKEFAAAMRAMAGKEGGQTEDDSAAVPMSVLCYRLQWGPAKGVAASTR is encoded by the coding sequence ATGATGCCCTCTGTCGCGATTCGAGCCCGTGTTCGCCCCTTGGAGCGCAGCGGTGCGAGCAGTCTTCTCGGAATCCTCCTGTTCTTTGCTGCGGTCGCCCCCGGTGCCGCCACACCTTGGAGCGGAAAGGAAGTGGTCGAGGGCGGCGTCACCCAGGTGAAGAACCCCGCCACACCCATGGAGAAGCCGCTCGTGCTCACCTTGGACAAGCAGTGGCGCATCGGGGGCGAGAGCGAGGGCGAAGGCGAGTTCTTCGGCCTGATCACCGATATCGCCCTGCACCCCAAGGGCGACGTCTACCTCGTCGACGCGCAGCTCTCGGAAGTGAAGGTCTTCTCCAAGGAGGGGAAATACCTGCGCACCATCGGGCGCGAAGGAGAGGGCCCGGGCGAGTTCCGCCGTCCGACCCGCTTGTTCTTCGATCCCGAGGGCAACCTCGGAGTCGTGCAGACGCAGCCGAGCCGTGTCGTCATGTTCAAGCCCGACGGCACACCGGGCACGCCGTTCCCCCTGAAGAACCCGGAGGACGGCGGCTTCCGCATGCTGATGAGTGCCTCCTATCGCGGCGGCTCCCTCGTGGTGCAGGGTAACAACTTCAGCCACAAAGAGGGCTCCATCGAGCGCACCAGCGCGCTGGTGCGGCTGGACCGGCAAGGCAACGAGGTGGCGCGCTTCCACCAGATGGCGAGCACTTCGAACATGGCCCGCCTGGTCCTCAAGGAAGACGAGTTCGGCGTGCCCTGGACCGTCGGACCACAGGGTGACGTCTACGCCTCTCTCGACCGCACCTGGAAGCTGAACGTCTGGTCGCAGGACGGCAAGCTGCAGCGGATCATCGAGCTGGAGTATCAGCCCGTGATGCGCACGGCGGCGGAGATCGAGAAGCGCAAGAAGGAAATGAGCTCGCAGATCCAGATCCGCACGGGCGCGGGGCGGGTGGAGCCTGAATTCGACATCAGCGACCGGGAGCGCGACATCCGCTGGTTCGCCGTCGCCGACGATGGAAACCTCTGGGTGCTTTCGAGCCGCGGCTGCCGTGACCTGCCGCCCGGGACCCTCGGCCATTTCGACGTCTTCGACCCCCAGGGACGCTACCTGCAGCGCGTCACCCTCAAGGGTGACGGGGACTTCGAAGAGGACCGGTTCGTGCTCGCCGGAGATCGATTCTTCGTGGTCAAGGAGTTCGCGGCGGCGATGCGCGCCATGGCCGGGAAAGAGGGAGGCCAAACCGAAGACGACTCCGCCGCCGTGCCCATGTCCGTCCTCTGTTACCGGTTGCAATGGGGACCGGCCAAGGGGGTGGCCGCCTCGACCCGCTGA